One Allostreptomyces psammosilenae DNA segment encodes these proteins:
- a CDS encoding ribonuclease J, with protein sequence MSHPHPDLRAPGPLPEGGLRVTPLGGLGEIGRNMTVFEYGGRLLIVDCGVLFPEEEQPGVDLILPDFTSIRDRLDDIDGIVLTHGHEDHIGGVPYLLREKADIPLIGSKLTLALVEAKLAEHRIRPYTLEVTEGQRERIGPFDCEFVAVNHSIPDALAVALRTPAGMVVHTGDFKMDQLPLDGRLTDLPAFARLGEEGIDLLLCDSTNAEVPGFIAPERDITPVLRQVFSKAERRIIVASFASHVHRIQQVLDTAQEFGRRVAFVGRSMVRNMGIARDLGYLRVPGGLVVDVKALDDLPDEDVVLICTGSQGEPMAALSRMANRDHQIRIVEGDTVVLASSLIPGNEAAVYRVINGLTRWGANVVHKGNAKVHVSGHASAGELLYFFNICKPRNLMPVHGEWRHLRAVSELGQLTGVPKERIVLAEDGVAVDLVDGVARVAGKVQAGYVYVDGLSVGDVTETSLKDRRILGDEGIVSVFVVVDATSGKVVGGPHIQARGSGIDDAAFGAVVPKVEEALARALQDGVAETHQLQQLVRRTIGRWVSDTYRRRPMILPVVVEV encoded by the coding sequence TTGAGCCACCCGCATCCCGACCTCCGCGCCCCCGGACCGCTCCCCGAAGGCGGCCTGCGCGTCACCCCGCTCGGCGGCCTCGGCGAGATCGGCCGCAACATGACCGTCTTCGAGTACGGCGGCCGGCTGCTCATCGTCGACTGCGGCGTCCTCTTCCCCGAGGAGGAACAGCCCGGCGTCGACCTCATCCTCCCGGACTTCACCTCCATCCGGGACCGCCTCGACGACATCGACGGCATCGTCCTCACCCACGGCCACGAGGACCACATCGGCGGCGTGCCCTACCTCCTCCGGGAGAAGGCCGACATCCCGCTGATCGGCTCCAAGCTCACCCTGGCCCTGGTGGAGGCCAAGCTCGCCGAGCACCGCATCCGCCCGTACACCCTGGAGGTCACCGAGGGGCAGCGGGAGCGGATCGGCCCCTTCGACTGCGAGTTCGTCGCGGTCAACCACTCCATTCCGGACGCCCTCGCGGTCGCGCTGCGCACCCCTGCCGGCATGGTGGTGCACACCGGCGACTTCAAGATGGACCAGCTCCCGCTGGACGGCCGCCTCACCGACCTGCCGGCCTTCGCCCGCCTCGGCGAGGAGGGCATCGACCTGCTGCTGTGCGACTCCACCAACGCCGAGGTGCCCGGCTTCATCGCCCCCGAGCGGGACATCACCCCCGTGCTGCGCCAGGTCTTCAGCAAGGCGGAGCGCCGGATCATCGTGGCCAGCTTCGCCAGTCACGTGCACCGCATCCAGCAGGTCCTCGACACTGCCCAGGAGTTCGGCCGCCGGGTCGCCTTCGTCGGCAGGTCGATGGTCCGCAACATGGGCATCGCCCGCGACCTGGGCTACCTGCGGGTGCCGGGCGGGTTGGTGGTGGACGTCAAGGCGCTCGACGACCTGCCCGACGAGGACGTCGTCCTGATCTGCACCGGCTCCCAGGGCGAGCCGATGGCGGCGCTGTCCCGGATGGCCAACCGGGACCACCAGATCCGCATCGTCGAGGGCGACACCGTGGTCCTCGCCTCCTCGCTCATCCCGGGCAACGAGGCCGCCGTCTACCGGGTGATCAACGGACTCACCCGGTGGGGTGCCAACGTCGTCCACAAGGGCAACGCCAAGGTGCACGTCTCCGGCCACGCCTCCGCCGGCGAGCTGCTGTACTTCTTCAACATCTGCAAGCCGCGCAACCTGATGCCGGTGCACGGGGAGTGGCGCCACCTGCGGGCCGTCTCCGAGCTCGGGCAGCTGACCGGCGTGCCCAAGGAGCGGATCGTGCTCGCCGAGGACGGCGTGGCCGTCGACCTGGTCGACGGCGTGGCACGGGTGGCCGGCAAGGTTCAGGCCGGCTACGTGTACGTCGACGGGCTGAGCGTCGGCGATGTCACCGAGACCTCGCTGAAGGACCGCCGCATCCTCGGAGACGAGGGCATCGTCTCCGTCTTCGTGGTGGTGGACGCCACCAGCGGCAAGGTGGTGGGCGGACCGCACATCCAGGCCCGCGGCTCCGGCATCGACGACGCGGCGTTCGGCGCCGTCGTCCCCAAGGTGGAGGAGGCGCTGGCCCGCGCCCTCCAGGACGGCGTGGCCGAGACCCACCAGCTCCAGCAGCTGGTGCGGCGCACGATCGGCCGGTGGGTGTCCGACACCTACCGCCGCCGCCCGATGATCCTCCCGGTCGTCGTGGAGGTCTGA